A single Cucumis melo cultivar AY chromosome 4, USDA_Cmelo_AY_1.0, whole genome shotgun sequence DNA region contains:
- the LOC103494912 gene encoding uncharacterized protein LOC103494912, with protein sequence MAHYVCQEKYGLVISEHGRQTERVARFLKPCATTADEAERVSRRSHLLFEEMFSGQKRWPNRVNFQRWACPQMNWDKWVEKLVVQHSVMWKQIGIYDAIMGSCCDIRRNKDIILGLVEFWCSEMNTFVFPWGEATITLEDVMILGGFSVLGEPIKKRVTAEELIMVVDAMRKRKSAISKGKSRKTSHGAWMKHFMDNDNDIEVEHAGFLSYWLSRYVFPLPTKDTVSNGVFPIAAHLVGGTQMALAPAVLAGLYKNLSLLKDKALSASNDGEITVIAPFRLVLLWAFEHFPPLVRTSPNVLNPGEPRAARWYKFICKMDKSFVETIFLSGQCFEWRPYAADITNWNHSSYYRAEEHLEIDSGNNSDQNLQCYLICITMCYLVGLDCRESYMPHRVAMQFGIDQDLPGEFSGLVFGPKDVCFFVPPRFFKPSVSLKYSNWWKNSEFSCGGKLPSVLRRSLDTFQMPPGGGEISSKDYHTPNVTARSKDSKIVSRSSIKDEVVETEDESESVKRNKNFDVLLEQISESDFPTREAVSLGRRSSPSIEEVKGGGGSYTSAKSFDSGSPDCSTPCSARFRSLASITRELSPAKRFQDSVATDHFVTPQKMAKDSKEFDDNRPSESRHRVNGWNSETTSDEVHLNETNRKRKLSTFTEDSSDWEETISIMNVNTDGMQGDCGNATMDVDERIFELQILELEKRIERLEKQKGISSELRRATFQLWDVFKMVDFDHKVCLLIA encoded by the exons ATGGCGCACTACGTGTGCCAAGAAAAGTATGGTCTGGTGATTTCTGAACACGGGAGGCAAACTGAGAGGGTTGCTAGATTTTTGAAGCCATGCGCCACCACCGCTGACGAGGCGGAGAGGGTTTCTCGTCGTTCCCACTTACTGTTTGAAGAAATGTTTAGCGGACAAAAACGGTGGCCCAACAGGGTTAACTTCCAAAGATGGGCTTGTCCCCAAATGAACTGGGACAAATGGGTCGAAAAGCTGGTGGTTCAACACTCTGTCATGTGGAAACAAATTGGAATTTACGATGCCATCATGGGTTCTTGCTGTGATATAAGGCGCAATAAGGATATAATATTGGGTTTGGTTGAGTTTTGGTGTTCTGAGATGAATACTTTTGTGTTTCCATGGGGGGAAGCCACAATTACATTGGAAGATGTGATGATTCTTGGGGGTTTCTCTGTTCTTGGGGAACCCATTAAGAAGCGTGTGACTGCAGAGGAGTTGATCATGGTGGTGGACGCCATGAGAAAGAGGAAGTCTGCAATTTCAAAAGGTAAGTCTAGAAAAACTAGTCATGGAGCTTGGATGAAGCACTTTATGGATAATGACAATGACATTGAGGTTGAGCATGCGGGTTTTCTCTCATACTGGTTGTCAAGGTATGTCTTCCCCTTACCTACTAAAGACACCGTTTCAAATGGTGTATTTCCTATTGCAGCCCATTTGGTTGGAGGGACCCAAATGGCTTTAGCCCCCGCAGTCCTTGCAGGCTTGTATAAGAACTTGAGTTTGCTGAAGGATAAAGCACTTTCTGCTTCTAATGATGGTGAAATAACTGTCATCGCTCCATTTCGACTTGTCTTGTTGTGGGCATTTGAGCATTTTCCTCCGCTAGTTCGGACATCCCCAAATGTACTCAATCCTGGGGAGCCAAGAGCTGCCCGCTGGTACAAATTCATCTGCAAAATGGATAAATCTTTTGTTGAAACCATCTTCTTATCAGGGCAATGCTTTGAATGGAGGCCTTATGCTGCTGATATAACCAACTGGAATCATTCATCTTATTACAGAGCTGAAGAGCATTTAGAAATTGACAGTGGGAACAACTCTGACCAGAATTTGCAATGTTATCTCATATGTATAACAATGTGTTACTTAGTTGGATTAGATTGTCGAGAGAGTTATATGCCTCATCGTGTAGCGATGCAGTTCGGTATCGATCAGGATTTACCTGGTGAATTCTCTGGATTGGTCTTTGGCCCCAAAGatgtttgtttctttgttcCTCCCAGGTTCTTTAAACCCAGTGTTTCACTAAAGTACTCCAACTGGTGGAAGAATTCTGAGTTCAGTTGTGGAGGAAAACTGCCTAGCGTTTTGAGAAGAAGCTTAGATACTTTTCAAATGCCTCCAGGCGGGGGTGAAATAAGCTCTAAGGATTACCATACTCCAAATGTTACAGCAAGGTCAAAGGACAGTAAGATTGTGTCTCGGTCCTCCATAAAAGATGAGGTTGTAGAGACCGAAGACGAGAGTGAATCCGTGAAGCGGAACAAAAACTTTGATGTTTTACTCGAACAAATTTCTGAATCTGATTTTCCCACCAGAGAAGCTGTAAGCTTGGGAAGGAGGTCATCACCATCCATAGAGGAAGTGAAAGGTGGGGGTGGTTCCTATACCTCAGCTAAATCATTTGATTCAGGAAGTCCTGATTGTTCGACTCCATGTTCTGCTCGTTTCAGATCCCTTGCTTCGATCACTAGGGAATTGTCTCCCGCAAAAAGGTTCCAAGATTCTGTTGCCACCGATCATTTTGTAACTCCCCAAAAGATGGCTAAAGATTCAAAGGAATTTGATGATAACCGTCCTTCAGAGAGTAGGCACAGAGTCAATGGGTGGAACAGTGAAACTACTTCAGATGAAGTTCATCTCAATGAaaccaatagaaaaagaaaattgtctACTTTCACAGAAGATAGTTCAGATTGGGAAGAAACAATTTCAATAATGAATGTCAATACTGATGGAATGCAAGGAGATTGTGGCAATGCAACAATGGACGTTGATGAAAGAATCTTTGAACTTCAGATACTGGAATTGGAAAAGAGAATTGAGAGACTGGAGAAACAGAAGGGCATAAGTTCAG AGCTACGAAGAGCAACATTTCAATTGTGGGATGTGTTCAAGATGGTGGATTTTGATCATAAGGTGTGTCTTTTAATTGCATAA